One Formosa agariphila KMM 3901 genomic window, AAGTCGAGCAAAGCACATCGCGTTCTAATACTGATGATAGTACGCTAAGAACGTTTCGTTTGGCCTTGTCTTGTAACGCATCTTATGGTGCTTTATTTGCCGGATCAGGAACAGATGCGCAAAAGAAAGCTAACATTCAGGCACAAATGGCTATTACTATAAACCGTGTAAATGAAGTTTACGAGCGTGATTTGGCTATTACTTTAGTTTTTATAGATAGAAATGATGAATTATTATACTACGATATAGAAAATGATCCATGGGACAATGAGTTTAGTACAAAGACGCAACAGGTTATTTCTACCACTTTAAATGATGAAAGTTTATATGATATAGGACATAATTTTAATACTACAATTGGTGGAAATTCAGGCTGTATAGGTTGTGTTTGTGTGGATGCTGTAGAACCGTTTACGGGAGAAATATCTAAAGGAAGAGGGTATACCGGCATGAATAACCCGACAGGAGATGCATTCGATATAGATTTTGTGTCTCACGAAATGGGACATCAATTTGGTGCTTGGCATACTATGAATACGTGTTCGCGTTCTGGAAACGGCATCTCTGAAGTTGAACCTGCTTCTGGAAGTTCTATTATGGGATACTCTGGAGTTTGTGGGGTTAATAACGTTCAGACAAATTCTGATGCGCATTTTAATTATGTAAACATTCGTGATATATCTTTAAATATACAAGCAGGCGGGAATAGTACTTGTGGCGAACAAACCGCATTAGCAAATCAGCCACCAGTGGCATTAGCAGGTCAAGATTATACCATTCCTGTATCGACACCTTTTGTATTGCGTGGAAAAGGAACAGATCCCGATGGTACAGAAACGTTAACGTACAACTGGTCTCAAAACGATCCAGAAAGAGCACCGTCAGATGGTGCGCCACAATCCACTTGGACTGTTGGTCCTTTATACCGTTCTATTTTACCAAGCAATTCACCAGATCGCTATTTGCCAAATTTAACAGATGTTGTCGCAGGTAATCTAACACCAAAATGGGAGGTTACGCCATCGGTAGCTAGAACAATGAATTTTGCTCTAACCGTAAGAGATAATGGAAGTGGTTATCCTATAGGTATTGGTCAAGTTAGTAGTGATTTAATGACGGTAAATGTAGTAGATGGTACGCCTTTTACAGTAACTAAACCTAATGTAACTAATAATTGGTATGTTGGTATTTCTAGATCCATAGAATGGGTTGTTGGAGAAACTAATAAAGCTCCAATTAATAGCCAGAAAGTAAATATTAAGTTGTCGTTAGATGGAGGTTTAACTTATCCAATTAGTTTGGCTGAAAACGTGGATAACGATGGGGTTGAAACCATTATCGTTCCTAATTACGAAAGTGATAATTGTAGAATTATGGTGGAAGCTGCAGATAATATTTTTTATGATATTTCTGATGCTGATTTCAGTATAAAAAGATCTGGGCCAATTTTTGTAATAGAGCAAACTAACCAAGACGAAATGTATATGGTTTGTAATGATGCGGCGTCTATAAATATTCCTTTAACCTATACAACAGTTTCAGGTTTTAATGAAGTAACCACGTTTTCTGCAACAAATTTACCAACAGGTGTTACAGCGTCTTTTACCCCTTCAAATGCGCAAACCAATACAGCTGTTGTTTTAACCTTAACTAATTTTAGTGGCGCGGCAATAGCAGCTCGCGATATAAATATTATTGGAACTGCGAGTACTATGACGGAAACTATTGTGGCAACTATAGATGTTGAAGCGTCTGATATTGATGCTCCAAATTTATTAAGTCCATCTAATGGAGCAACAGAAGTTTCGGAAAACTCGACATTGTCTT contains:
- a CDS encoding reprolysin-like metallopeptidase — encoded protein: MKNLYTKKLLLLLLVSLQFNFIFAQSTSKFWRNVSNERVANKTLERKTHPENYQVFHLELEAFKAALTQAPLSDKNRNTSGIIMEFPMSDGTFQLFEVTESSILAPKLAAKFPMIKTYKGIGVDDKTATMRFSITQNGLHVFSLSGQRTSLFIDPYTVDGNKYMVYNRSDLGIGNQDFECLTDENIDLKSLKVEQSTSRSNTDDSTLRTFRLALSCNASYGALFAGSGTDAQKKANIQAQMAITINRVNEVYERDLAITLVFIDRNDELLYYDIENDPWDNEFSTKTQQVISTTLNDESLYDIGHNFNTTIGGNSGCIGCVCVDAVEPFTGEISKGRGYTGMNNPTGDAFDIDFVSHEMGHQFGAWHTMNTCSRSGNGISEVEPASGSSIMGYSGVCGVNNVQTNSDAHFNYVNIRDISLNIQAGGNSTCGEQTALANQPPVALAGQDYTIPVSTPFVLRGKGTDPDGTETLTYNWSQNDPERAPSDGAPQSTWTVGPLYRSILPSNSPDRYLPNLTDVVAGNLTPKWEVTPSVARTMNFALTVRDNGSGYPIGIGQVSSDLMTVNVVDGTPFTVTKPNVTNNWYVGISRSIEWVVGETNKAPINSQKVNIKLSLDGGLTYPISLAENVDNDGVETIIVPNYESDNCRIMVEAADNIFYDISDADFSIKRSGPIFVIEQTNQDEMYMVCNDAASINIPLTYTTVSGFNEVTTFSATNLPTGVTASFTPSNAQTNTAVVLTLTNFSGAAIAARDINIIGTASTMTETIVATIDVEASDIDAPNLLSPSNGATEVSENSTLSWAAVTHASEYELELSTSSNFSGTVNRYQVTENQFDFQDLEPLTTYYWRVRAINDCTVSGNSQVFSFTTSLCTVCESYGNNTVATLQTSTTRVVFNTIDNVSGKSGYSDFTSLANRVVRGEDYPLSVYVNTSGDYTTKTIVWIDWNNNCDFNDVGELYELGEATNVTNGITGGSPLVITVPLDAVLNDDTRMRVSTKYRTNPGSCETMFDGEVEDYKLNIVPTLSVEDHAFSDFGVWPNPNNGSFTVSLTSTSANAIDVVLYDISGRRVFSKAYQNTYTFSQNIVLDQVSSGLYLLEVSDGIHRSIKKVVIE